The nucleotide window TCTCTCTGCCAGTGACTTCATGTTAGCCAGAACAGGGTGTCCGGCAACAGACACCAAAGTGTTGTTCGGGGGTGTTGCTCGGGTGGGGTGAGGTGTTGCTCGGGTGGTGTTGGTGAAAAACCAAAAGGAAAAGGGCCTCCAGATCTGGAAGCCCTTTTGAAGGTGTTGATTGGTGAAAGTTGATCCGTGAAATGGCAGGATTCCTGTCCATCTTCCCATTTTAAGAAACACCCCTCAGAGAGAAACATCAGAGAGAAACATCAGAAAGAAAACCTCTTGTGCTTCTGTCAAAGGCTTTAAAGGTGTTGAGTTTAGCTGGCCTGAACGGTTCCGTCGGCAATTCGAGTGAAATCCTGCCAGTGGGTCAGGTCCTGCAAACGTCCTTGTAGCGTAGAACGCACGGCTTGCAGGGCCGCTGCTCCCAGCACCAGTCTTGCAGGAGGGGTGGGCTGGTCCAGCGCGGCCAGGACAGCAGCAGCCAGGTCTTCGGGTTTCAGAAATGCAGTGGCTGGAAGGGCACCGATGCCCTGCTGCACCTGCCTTACGGTGGCGTCGTAGTCTTCAATGGGGGTTGCAACCTGCAGGTTGGCCAGGAAAGGGGTGGCGGTCAGGCCGGGTTCCAGCAACGTCACCTGGATGCCCAGATGAGCCACTTCTTCACGCAGGGCATCGGTCAGGCCTTCCAGGGCATGTTTGGTGGCGGCCAGGAGGCCCACCCCTGCATGGGAGGTGAGGCCATACACACTGGATCCCTGCAGGATGTGTCCTGAACGCTGCCGACGCAACACAGGCAGCACAGCCCTCAGCACATTGCTGGCCCCGAAAACATTGGTGTCAAAAAGGTCCCGAAGTTGCTGGTCGCTGGCTTCTTCCACCCCTCCAAAGAGTCCATAAGCTGCATTGTTGGCCAACACGTCAAGGCGTCCAAAATGGTCCACGGCTTGCTGAATGGCAATCTTCACAGCCTGCTGGTCTTTCACATCAAAACCCAGGGGAAGCACCTGATCGGGGAAGGCTGCAAGAAGGTCTGCATTGGCAGAGAGGGTGCGGGCTGCTGCTGCCACTTTTTCTCCCCTGTTCAGGGCAGCAAGGGCGAGATGCCGTCCAATGCCACTGGAAGCGCCAGTGATGAGCCAGATTCTGTTGGATGGGGTACTGGATGAGGTGTTGCTGGATGGATGGGGAATGAATGTGCCTTTCATGGTTATGAGCATAACGATTTAGAACATAACAGTCAAGCCCTGAACATCCCTCCCCTGAGACCTGCATCACTGTGGTCCTGCAGGTGTCCCGTAAAATGGTCCTCATGGTCAGCACCCCCTCCAGCACTTCTGCAACCTCCTCCCACCTGCAGCCCAGCCTTGCAGCGGAACAGGTGCTGGCTTTCGTGAACACCCGCGCCAACAAACTGCAACCCGAACAGTTCCCAG belongs to Deinococcus roseus and includes:
- a CDS encoding SDR family NAD(P)-dependent oxidoreductase, encoding MKGTFIPHPSSNTSSSTPSNRIWLITGASSGIGRHLALAALNRGEKVAAAARTLSANADLLAAFPDQVLPLGFDVKDQQAVKIAIQQAVDHFGRLDVLANNAAYGLFGGVEEASDQQLRDLFDTNVFGASNVLRAVLPVLRRQRSGHILQGSSVYGLTSHAGVGLLAATKHALEGLTDALREEVAHLGIQVTLLEPGLTATPFLANLQVATPIEDYDATVRQVQQGIGALPATAFLKPEDLAAAVLAALDQPTPPARLVLGAAALQAVRSTLQGRLQDLTHWQDFTRIADGTVQAS